A portion of the Adhaeribacter radiodurans genome contains these proteins:
- a CDS encoding nucleoside deaminase, with product MLSVLSDEHFMKEAYKQALYALEEGELPIGAVVVSQNKIIARAYNQTEKLNDVTAHAEILAITAAENYLGNKYLHECTLYVTVEPCVMCAGASYWAQLKRLVYATADPKRGFRRFGSTLLHPKTEMESGILAHECSELLREFFLNKRN from the coding sequence GTGCTTTCAGTACTCAGCGACGAACATTTTATGAAAGAGGCGTACAAACAAGCATTGTACGCTTTAGAAGAAGGCGAGCTTCCTATTGGCGCAGTAGTGGTTAGCCAAAACAAAATAATTGCCCGGGCCTACAATCAAACCGAAAAGTTAAACGATGTAACCGCCCATGCCGAGATACTGGCTATTACAGCGGCAGAAAATTACTTAGGTAATAAATACTTGCACGAATGCACCCTGTACGTAACCGTAGAACCTTGTGTTATGTGCGCGGGAGCAAGCTATTGGGCGCAATTAAAACGATTGGTATATGCTACAGCTGATCCGAAGCGAGGCTTCCGGCGTTTTGGGAGTACTTTATTGCACCCGAAAACGGAAATGGAAAGCGGTATTCTGGCGCACGAATGCTCGGAACTGCTCCGGGAGTTTTTTTTGAATAAACGAAATTAG
- a CDS encoding NupC/NupG family nucleoside CNT transporter, producing MERFTGLIGIVLILGLAFLLSNNRKAINYRLVGVGLLLQFGLAIFILKTDTGKAIFGYVGHSIERLLSLAQKGSEFVFGALVNKEVLEKAFGIGNGHIFFFNVIPTIIFVAVLVNIAYHIGLMQIIVSAMAKAVHWAMGVSGAEAVSNVASAFVGQVEAQIMIKPYLKGMTNSELMASMAGSFACIAGGVMATYISFGVPAPYLLAASLMAAPGALVIAKIVYPETEQSETKGIVKLEVKKTHTNIIDAIAAGASDGLKVGLNVTAMLIGFIALIALIDVLLGKLGPLIQVPALSLNLLLGKLFAVFAWAMGVPGKDVETAGALMGTKMVVNEFVAYLDLVKIKETLHPKTLLITSFALCGFANFSSIAIQVGGIGELAPSRRADLAKLGFKALICGTLASYLSATLAGLLI from the coding sequence ATGGAGCGATTTACGGGGTTGATTGGGATAGTACTTATTTTAGGTTTAGCGTTCCTACTATCCAATAACCGCAAGGCCATTAATTACCGGTTGGTAGGAGTTGGTTTATTACTGCAATTTGGGCTAGCCATTTTTATTTTAAAAACCGATACTGGCAAAGCTATTTTTGGCTACGTAGGTCACAGCATCGAGAGATTATTGAGCCTTGCGCAGAAAGGTTCAGAATTTGTGTTTGGCGCATTAGTAAACAAAGAGGTACTCGAAAAAGCTTTTGGGATAGGCAACGGTCATATATTTTTCTTTAATGTTATTCCAACTATCATTTTTGTGGCGGTTCTGGTAAATATTGCCTACCATATTGGTTTGATGCAGATAATAGTATCTGCTATGGCCAAGGCCGTGCATTGGGCCATGGGCGTTAGCGGTGCCGAAGCGGTATCGAACGTGGCAAGTGCTTTTGTGGGCCAGGTAGAAGCACAGATTATGATTAAACCTTACCTTAAAGGTATGACCAATTCGGAGCTAATGGCCTCAATGGCGGGCTCGTTTGCTTGTATTGCGGGTGGAGTTATGGCTACTTATATTTCTTTTGGTGTACCTGCGCCTTATTTACTGGCGGCTAGTTTAATGGCTGCCCCGGGAGCTTTGGTAATAGCTAAAATTGTTTACCCCGAAACCGAACAATCCGAGACGAAAGGCATTGTAAAGCTCGAAGTAAAAAAAACACACACCAACATTATAGATGCTATTGCCGCTGGGGCTTCGGATGGTTTAAAAGTAGGCTTAAATGTAACCGCCATGCTAATCGGGTTTATTGCCTTAATAGCCTTAATTGATGTTTTACTCGGCAAACTGGGTCCGCTTATTCAGGTACCTGCTCTTAGTTTAAATTTATTATTGGGGAAACTCTTTGCCGTATTTGCCTGGGCCATGGGTGTACCAGGCAAAGATGTGGAAACGGCCGGAGCATTAATGGGTACTAAAATGGTGGTAAACGAATTTGTAGCTTACCTGGATTTAGTAAAAATTAAAGAAACCCTGCATCCTAAAACTCTTCTTATTACCAGTTTTGCCCTTTGCGGATTTGCTAATTTTTCATCTATTGCTATTCAGGTGGGCGGTATTGGCGAATTGGCTCCTTCGCGCCGGGCCGATTTAGCAAAACTAGGATTTAAAGCCCTTATCTGCGGTACCTTGGCCTCTTATCTTTCAGCTACCTTGGCGGGTTTACTAATTTAA
- a CDS encoding superoxide dismutase, giving the protein MAFELPQLPYAYDALEPHIDRQTMEIHHTKHHQAYTTNLNNAIQGTDLEGKSIEEILQNIGNAPAAVRNNGGGYYNHNLFWTILAPNAGGEPTGPIADAITSSFGSYEKFKDEFTKAATTRFGSGWAWLCQMEGGNLQICSTANQDNPLMDVEKNCGGFPLLGLDVWEHAYYLKYQNRRPEYITAFFNLINWDEVNRRFSQAS; this is encoded by the coding sequence ATGGCTTTCGAACTCCCTCAATTACCTTATGCTTACGATGCCCTGGAACCACATATCGACCGGCAAACCATGGAAATTCATCATACTAAGCATCACCAGGCGTATACTACCAACTTAAACAATGCCATTCAGGGTACCGATTTGGAAGGAAAATCCATTGAAGAAATCCTGCAAAATATTGGTAATGCTCCAGCGGCAGTGCGCAATAATGGTGGTGGTTACTACAACCATAATTTGTTCTGGACCATTCTGGCTCCTAATGCCGGCGGCGAGCCCACCGGGCCAATTGCCGATGCAATTACCAGTTCTTTTGGCTCCTACGAAAAATTTAAAGACGAATTTACGAAAGCGGCTACTACCCGATTTGGTTCGGGTTGGGCTTGGCTGTGCCAAATGGAAGGTGGCAACTTACAAATTTGCTCTACCGCCAACCAAGATAACCCACTTATGGATGTCGAAAAAAATTGCGGCGGTTTTCCTTTATTAGGTTTAGACGTTTGGGAACACGCTTACTATTTAAAATACCAAAATCGTCGGCCTGAGTATATTACTGCTTTCTTTAACCTGATTAATTGGGACGAAGTAAACCGCCGGTTCTCACAAGCTAGCTAA